In one window of Paracoccus saliphilus DNA:
- a CDS encoding ankyrin repeat domain-containing protein gives MQRLWGIITLLTLMLAVLPFAARGQDMGDWFKAAASGDIAAIQAELTQGTDIDLRNTKGETALLVATRHNRVEAVRLLIEAGADVNAQDDILDSAYLYAGASGYLEILEMTLAHGADLASTNRFDGTALIPAAERGHVETVARLIEAGVDIDHVNKLGWTALLEAIILSDGGTRHQQIVDLLIRAGANVNLPDGDGVSPLQHARNRGYDQIEALLLAAGAS, from the coding sequence ATGCAACGGCTTTGGGGTATCATCACTCTCCTCACGCTGATGCTGGCCGTCTTGCCATTCGCAGCAAGGGGTCAGGATATGGGTGATTGGTTCAAGGCCGCGGCATCCGGCGATATCGCGGCCATTCAGGCCGAATTGACGCAAGGAACCGATATCGATCTGCGCAACACCAAGGGCGAGACCGCGCTACTGGTAGCGACACGCCACAACCGAGTCGAGGCGGTAAGGTTGCTGATCGAGGCCGGGGCGGATGTGAATGCCCAGGACGATATACTCGACAGCGCCTATCTCTATGCCGGGGCGAGCGGCTATCTTGAGATCCTGGAAATGACACTGGCGCATGGTGCCGACCTGGCCAGCACCAACCGCTTTGACGGCACGGCACTGATCCCGGCGGCAGAGCGCGGTCATGTCGAAACCGTTGCCCGGCTGATCGAGGCCGGGGTGGATATCGACCATGTCAACAAGCTTGGCTGGACCGCGCTTCTGGAAGCGATCATCCTGTCGGATGGCGGTACACGTCACCAGCAGATCGTCGATCTTCTCATCCGGGCCGGTGCGAATGTGAACCTTCCCGACGGCGATGGCGTCTCACCGCTGCAACATGCCCGCAATCGCGGTTACGACCAAATCGAGGCATTGCTGCTGGCCGCTGGCGCAAGCTGA
- the cobT gene encoding cobaltochelatase subunit CobT has translation MKNSDNPADPFKKALTEATRTLSDQHELNVTFSADPAGVSGDTMRLPQISRRMARDEVLLARGTADALAMRMRHHDAGTHAKFAPAGPMARELYEAMETARCEALGARDMPGALSNIDAKIGADAEKKGYSQIKAASDAPLSVAAGYILRQAATGRPLPGGAQHVADLWRPFVEQQAGDTLDDVNEVLADQAAFARLARRVISDLGYGDQLGEDPDEPEEDDAEENAEQDEEAGDNQSRDQDDSEDAEASPENSQEQQQDERQAQVSMDDQSDEQMTEEAEMPEAESPPDIPPPVSEASPEYKVFSQQWDEEIRADDLADPAELERLRAYLDKQLEPLRGAVSRLANKLQRRLQAQQNRSWEFDKEEGVLDAGRLARVVANPTTPLSFKVEKDMEFRDTVVTLLLDNSGSMRGRPISIAAICADVLARTLERCSVKVEILGFTTRAWKGGQAREAWLQAGRPSAPGRLNDLRHIIYKPADAPWRRVRPNLGLMMKEGLLKENIDGEALEWAHKRLVKRPEARKILMVISDGAPVDDSTLSVNPANYLEKHLRDVIAMVERKKAVELLAIGIGHDVTRYYERAVTITDAEQLAGAITEQLAALFDSDPRKRARVMGMSSLRRA, from the coding sequence ATGAAGAACTCCGACAACCCCGCGGATCCGTTCAAGAAGGCCCTGACCGAGGCCACCCGGACGCTGTCCGATCAGCACGAGTTGAACGTCACTTTCAGCGCCGACCCCGCCGGGGTTTCGGGCGATACGATGCGGTTGCCCCAGATCAGCCGCCGGATGGCACGGGACGAGGTGCTTCTGGCGCGGGGCACCGCCGATGCGCTCGCGATGCGGATGCGGCACCACGATGCCGGAACCCATGCCAAATTTGCCCCTGCAGGGCCGATGGCGCGCGAGCTTTACGAGGCGATGGAGACCGCCCGCTGCGAGGCTCTGGGCGCGCGCGACATGCCCGGCGCGCTGTCGAATATCGACGCCAAGATCGGTGCGGATGCCGAGAAGAAAGGCTATTCGCAGATCAAGGCTGCTTCTGATGCGCCGTTATCGGTGGCGGCGGGTTATATCCTGCGGCAGGCGGCGACCGGGCGGCCCTTGCCCGGGGGCGCGCAACATGTCGCGGATCTCTGGCGGCCCTTTGTCGAGCAGCAGGCCGGGGATACGCTTGATGATGTGAACGAGGTTCTGGCAGATCAGGCCGCCTTCGCGCGGCTGGCGCGCCGGGTCATCAGTGATCTGGGCTATGGTGACCAGCTGGGCGAGGATCCGGACGAGCCCGAAGAGGACGATGCCGAAGAAAACGCCGAGCAGGACGAAGAGGCCGGCGACAACCAGTCCCGCGACCAGGATGACAGCGAGGATGCCGAGGCTTCTCCCGAAAACAGCCAGGAGCAGCAGCAGGACGAGCGGCAGGCGCAGGTCAGCATGGACGATCAGTCCGATGAGCAGATGACCGAAGAGGCCGAGATGCCCGAGGCCGAGTCGCCTCCTGACATCCCGCCACCGGTCAGTGAGGCATCGCCTGAATACAAGGTATTCAGCCAGCAATGGGACGAGGAAATTCGTGCTGATGACCTAGCTGACCCGGCGGAACTGGAACGGTTGCGGGCCTATCTGGATAAGCAGCTTGAACCCCTGCGCGGCGCGGTCAGCCGATTGGCGAACAAGCTGCAGCGGCGCTTGCAGGCACAGCAGAACCGGTCATGGGAATTCGACAAGGAAGAGGGAGTTCTGGATGCCGGGCGCTTGGCTCGGGTGGTTGCGAATCCGACCACGCCTCTGAGCTTCAAGGTCGAGAAGGACATGGAGTTCCGCGACACGGTGGTGACCCTGCTTCTGGATAATTCCGGCTCGATGCGGGGGCGTCCGATCTCGATCGCGGCGATCTGCGCCGATGTGCTGGCGCGCACACTCGAACGTTGCAGCGTCAAGGTCGAGATCCTCGGCTTTACCACGCGGGCATGGAAGGGCGGACAGGCGCGCGAGGCGTGGTTGCAGGCCGGACGGCCTTCGGCGCCGGGGCGGTTGAACGATCTGCGCCACATCATCTACAAGCCCGCCGATGCGCCATGGCGGCGGGTGCGGCCCAATCTGGGGCTGATGATGAAAGAGGGCTTGCTGAAGGAAAACATCGATGGCGAAGCGTTGGAATGGGCGCATAAGCGGCTGGTCAAACGCCCCGAGGCGCGCAAGATCCTGATGGTGATCTCGGACGGGGCGCCGGTCGATGATTCGACGCTGTCGGTGAACCCGGCGAATTACCTGGAAAAACATTTGCGCGACGTGATCGCCATGGTCGAGCGCAAGAAGGCAGTCGAGCTTCTGGCCATCGGGATAGGCCATGATGTGACCCGCTATTACGAGCGCGCGGTGACGATCACCGATGCCGAGCAACTGGCGGGCGCGATCACCGAGCAACTGGCGGCACTGTTCGACAGCGATCCGCGCAAGCGCGCCCGGGTGATGGGAATGTCGTCGCTGCGCCGGGCGTGA